The genomic stretch GGGCGCCGCCACGCCCGCCTCGGCGGCCATGCCGAGCGCGTAGCGGAGGTCCTTCTCCAGGAGATCGACGGGGAAGAGCGGCGCGTGCTGGTCGGCCGCCATCAGCCGCATCGCCGTCGTCCCGACGGGGCTGGCAGCGGGCGTGCCCCCGATGATCTCGGCGGCGGTGGCCGGGTCGATGCCCTGGCGGCCGAGCGCCGCAAGCAACTCGGCCGCCGCCGCCACCTGCACGCCCATGAACGCGTTGACGGCCAGCTTGGCGAGCGCGCCGTGGCCCGTGGGGCCGACGTGGTGGACGGCCGAGCCCATCGCCTCGAACGCTGGCCGCGCGGTCTCCAGCGCCTCGGCGTCCCCGCCGACGAGGTAGACCAGCGACGCGGCCTCGGCCTGGGGCGTGGAGCCGGAGACAGGCGCGTCCAGGAACGGGGTGCCGCGCTCGGCTGCCAGGGCCGCCAGCTCGCGGACCCAGCCGGGCGTCAGCGTGCTCGACTCGACCGCCACGGCGGCCGGGCTCAGGCCCGCCAGCGCACCAACCGGGCCGGTCCACACGGCGCGCGACGCCTCGTCGTCGGTCACCATCACGATCACCACGTCGGCGCGGTGGGCCGCCTCGCGGGGCGTGTGGGCTACGACGGCGCCCAGCAGCTCCAGGTCCTCGGCGGGGCCGGGCGAGCGGTTCCAGACCGTCAGGTCGTGGCCGGCGTCGAGGAGGTGGGCGGCCATTCGGGCGCCCATGGCGCCGAGGCCGAGAAAAG from Rubrivirga sp. SAORIC476 encodes the following:
- a CDS encoding NAD(P)-dependent oxidoreductase; translation: MHIAFLGLGAMGARMAAHLLDAGHDLTVWNRSPGPAEDLELLGAVVAHTPREAAHRADVVIVMVTDDEASRAVWTGPVGALAGLSPAAVAVESSTLTPGWVRELAALAAERGTPFLDAPVSGSTPQAEAASLVYLVGGDAEALETARPAFEAMGSAVHHVGPTGHGALAKLAVNAFMGVQVAAAAELLAALGRQGIDPATAAEIIGGTPAASPVGTTAMRLMAADQHAPLFPVDLLEKDLRYALGMAAEAGVAAPVVEAARAAFQQAQDAGLGDRNMTAVSHLHDAS